One window of the Bos indicus x Bos taurus breed Angus x Brahman F1 hybrid chromosome 8, Bos_hybrid_MaternalHap_v2.0, whole genome shotgun sequence genome contains the following:
- the LOC113897038 gene encoding LOW QUALITY PROTEIN: endogenous retrovirus group K member 7 Gag polyprotein-like (The sequence of the model RefSeq protein was modified relative to this genomic sequence to represent the inferred CDS: inserted 1 base in 1 codon): MGQGNSRQLFVHMLKTMLKGRGIHVNKLQLEKFLLFIEEVCPWFPEEGTVSLETWKKVGKQLQTYYSLHGPNRVPVDAFSLWTLIRDCLDPEHEGHKIQTALRDSTGPEVTEPSAPSPEPLYAVPEGTAYKAGGSDDVLSSDEQKELNEQAAQNHREDMPWEMMVNMESPSGKGELKHSGLSEEQLENLIQKIVIAVKKDAQGDSHSSQPVPPAYPPSVLAGLDPPPPFVEPRELISIPASLPGENIKIKSEILLSPLQQAIKRANEEGEHIPGFQXIYPVFENDQQQRYYEPLPFKQLKELKMACARYGPTAPFTQAIIEALGNQNLPPNDWKQVARACLSGGDYLLWKSEFAEQCGITADINRRQGLNTTYEMMVGEGEYRDTNSQLNYLPGAYPQISAAALQAWKKLPNSDKKTEDLSKIRQGPDEPYQDFVARLLETIGKMIGDEQAGMVLTKQLAYENANSACQAALRPYRKKGGLSDYIRICADIGPSYVQDITLATALQGLLP, encoded by the exons ATGGGACAAGGCAATAGCCGCCAGTTATTTGtacatatgttgaaaactatgttaaaaggtaggggaattcatgtaaataagttacagctagaaaagtttttactttttattgaggaggtttgtccttggtttccagaggaaggaacagttagtctggaaacttggaaaaaagtaggaaaacaattgCAGACATATTATTCCTTACATGGTCCCAATCGTGTTCCTGtggatgctttttctttgtggACTCTCATAAGAGACTGCCTGGATCCTGAACATGAGGGACATAAAATTCAAACGGCTCTCAGGGATTCCACAGGACCCGAAGTTACAGAGCCTTCTGCCCCATCACCTGAGCCGCTTTATGCTGTGCCTGAGGGAACAGCTTATAAGGCTGGAGGGAGTGATGATGTGTTAAGCTCTGATGAACAGAAAGAGTTAAATGAACAAGCGGCTCAGAACCATAGAGAGGATATGCCTTGGGAGATGATGGTTAACATGGAATCCCCCTCAGGAAAAGGGGAATTAAAGCATTCAGGGCTTTCTGAAGAACagctggagaatttaattcagaagattGTTATAGCAGTAAAAAAGGATGCACAGGGAGactcccactccagccagcctgtGCCTCCAGCATATCCTCCCTCGGTTCTTGCTGGACTCGATCCACCTCCGCCTTTCGTAGAACCGCGAGAGCTTATATCTATTCCTGCTTCTTTGCCcggtgaaaacataaaaattaaaagtgagataTTATTATCTCCTCTTCAACAAGCAATTAAGCGAGCTAATGAAGAAGGAGAACATATTCCCGGGTTTC AAATCTATCCAGTGTTTGAAAATGATCAACAGCAGAGGTATTATGAGCCGCTGCCCTTTAAGCAactgaaagagttaaaaatgGCTTGTGCACGATATGGCCCGACTGCGCCGTTTACTCAGGCTATTATAGAGGCTTTAGGAAATCAAAATCTGCCACCTAATGATTGGAAACAGGTTGCTCGAGCTTGTTTATCTGGAGGAGATTATTTACTATGGAAATCTGAGTTTGCTGAGCAATGTGGGATCACAGCCGATATCAACCGGCGACAGGGACTGAACACCACTTATGAAAtgatggtgggagagggagaatatCGAGACACTAATAGTCAACTTAATTATTTACCTGGAGCCTACCCTCAGATTAGTGCTGCGGCTCTACAAGCATGGAAAAAGCTTCCAAATTCTGATAAAAAGACTGAAGATTTATCTAAAATTCGCCAGGGGCCAGATGAGCCATATCAGGATTTTGTTGCCCGCCTGCTTGAGACAATTGGTAAAATGATAGGGGATGAGCAGGCGGGGATGGTGTTGACTAAACAGCTTGCTTATGAGAATGCCAATTCGGCTTGTCAAGCTGCCCTGAGACCTTACAGGAAAAAGGGAGGCTTATCTGACTATATACGGATTTGTGCTGATATCGGCCCTTCATACGTTCAAGACATAACTTTGGCCACGGCATTACAAGGGTTATTGCCTTAG
- the LOC113897040 gene encoding endogenous retrovirus group K member 25 Env polyprotein-like, translated as MPKRRAGCRKGWYTQRRQSLANQMRRLTIQEHDELPSRQQLQALMREAQNRVAVQGDPISPLSFLITLLIILNQINTAHSEEYSNAYWAYFPDPPLLQPVGWEGQSIPIYTNKTVLFLAPCLIKKLIDDLWIIKASIYGNGLQLKEHKRAPI; from the coding sequence ATGCCGAAGCGCCGCGCTGGCTGCCGGAAAGGTTGGTACACACAGCGGAGACAGTCTCTAGCAAATCAGATGAGGAGACTGACAATTCAAGAGCATGATGAATTACCATCTCGGCAACAACTTCAGGCATTGATGCGAGAGGCACAGAATCGTGTTGCGGTGCAGGGCGATCCGATATCGCCTTTAAGCTTCCTGATaaccttattaattatcttaaatcaGATTAACACTGCACACTCTGAAGAATATTCAAATGCTTACTGGGCTTATTTTCctgaccctccccttctccaaccTGTGGGCTGGGAGGGTCAGTCCATTCCCATATACActaataaaactgttttatttcttgcaccttgtttaattaaaaaactgattgATGATCTATGGATCATAAAGGCTTCCATCTATGGAAATGGTCTGCAGTTAAAGGAACATAAGCGTGCgcctatataa